In the Flavobacterium acetivorans genome, one interval contains:
- a CDS encoding SRPBCC family protein produces the protein MRILKYIFLLLLLSLVALTIFIATQKGDYTIERSKIINSPKSAVFNYVNDYRNWADFISWTIEDPEAKINYSENTIGKGASFSWEGKESNGEMRTLSVKENEDISQKMDSEGTTSSINWTFKDTLGGTKVTWKTKGKMSFFLKVYTALNGGADKVIGTIYEKTLINLDKALVYEINTFSIKENGIVTKPLSFYLCQTFTSEIAKINKNFKIVIPKITDFCKDNNIAIAGKPFILYHTYDTQKGLAKISIGVPIQSEIFITAGSDIESGKLEAFEAVKTTLSGDYSHLKKALNKSVDYLQKNQITRNPLFSHLEIYTNGKDDTKKPSEWLTEIFVPIIPKITPIKVINQGVPSYNEINEDPTTTDPNAVEAVKKTKPVQKSSEPKKTATPKIKEEGQSEF, from the coding sequence ATGAGGATTTTAAAATATATATTTCTTTTACTATTATTAAGTTTAGTAGCACTAACCATCTTTATTGCTACCCAAAAAGGAGATTATACAATCGAAAGAAGCAAAATAATAAATTCTCCCAAATCTGCTGTATTCAATTATGTAAATGATTATAGAAACTGGGCCGACTTCATTTCTTGGACAATCGAAGACCCTGAAGCTAAAATAAATTATTCCGAAAATACGATTGGAAAAGGAGCTTCCTTCTCTTGGGAAGGCAAAGAAAGTAACGGTGAAATGCGTACCCTTAGCGTGAAAGAAAACGAAGATATTTCACAAAAAATGGATTCTGAAGGCACTACCTCTTCAATCAATTGGACATTTAAAGACACCCTAGGCGGCACAAAAGTAACTTGGAAAACAAAAGGAAAAATGAGCTTTTTCTTAAAAGTATACACCGCTTTAAATGGTGGAGCGGACAAAGTTATTGGTACTATTTATGAAAAAACACTCATCAATTTAGACAAGGCGCTCGTTTATGAAATAAACACCTTTTCTATTAAAGAAAACGGAATAGTTACAAAACCATTAAGTTTTTATTTATGTCAAACTTTCACCAGTGAAATAGCCAAAATTAACAAGAATTTTAAAATTGTCATCCCTAAAATCACTGATTTTTGCAAGGACAACAATATCGCAATTGCAGGAAAACCTTTTATCCTTTACCATACTTATGACACCCAAAAAGGATTAGCAAAAATTTCTATAGGTGTTCCTATTCAAAGTGAAATTTTCATCACTGCAGGAAGCGACATTGAATCTGGAAAACTAGAAGCCTTTGAAGCGGTCAAAACCACTCTTAGCGGCGATTATTCACATCTAAAAAAAGCCTTAAACAAATCGGTTGATTATCTTCAAAAGAACCAAATTACTCGCAATCCTTTGTTTTCGCACCTTGAGATATATACCAATGGCAAAGACGACACAAAGAAACCTTCTGAATGGCTTACTGAAATTTTCGTACCAATAATACCTAAAATCACCCCAATAAAAGTGATAAACCAAGGAGTTCCTTCTTACAACGAAATCAACGAAGATCCAACAACTACTGATCCAAACGCAGTAGAAGCGGTAAAAAAAACCAAACCGGTTCAAAAAAGTAGTGAGCCTAAAAAAACAGCAACTCCAAAAATTAAAGAAGAAGGACAATCCGAATTTTAA
- a CDS encoding LETM1-related biofilm-associated protein has product MINPSASGWIDKYFTKQKTVPLTVYSNPNLFYQNIRNTGFIYGHIVSFETAVPIETKGWMQNEIPKVALLNTLYSIYGLTTQENNPEIFIAKALDFYNSMNPQGFNLFKKVLPNSPASLNLEKIIDNRVQTNIDIISKNFSHIVTNALLFIDVLAFRQYLIHGIIPEKYLKKIEEAVISLVSLALKTKSHKSYYDDLLIKLFEASVRYSKFSRVSVQNLEGLNLDYFSSELEKYYLIDMAGMALWSDGKIENEETYFLHKLAELIEIPDAFVSESIKSTDEFIMNHKNEIPYFNYSNPVKHFYDQTTQSVITLITRNKNRLIKEIIQSKELMLLLAYSTRRDLDEKEKKKVKKQLLDICKTIPSLTIFLLPGGSLLLPILIKFIPKLLPSAFNENLDENE; this is encoded by the coding sequence ATGATTAACCCTTCTGCATCAGGTTGGATAGACAAATATTTTACTAAGCAAAAAACAGTCCCTTTAACTGTTTATAGCAATCCTAATTTATTTTATCAAAATATCAGAAATACTGGATTCATTTATGGTCATATTGTCTCTTTTGAAACAGCAGTTCCAATAGAAACTAAGGGCTGGATGCAAAATGAAATTCCAAAAGTGGCTTTATTAAACACCCTTTATTCCATTTATGGTTTAACAACCCAAGAAAACAATCCAGAAATTTTTATTGCCAAAGCATTAGATTTTTACAACTCAATGAATCCGCAGGGATTTAATTTATTTAAAAAAGTATTACCCAATAGCCCCGCTTCTTTAAATTTAGAAAAGATAATTGACAATAGGGTTCAAACCAATATAGACATTATCAGTAAAAATTTTTCTCACATTGTAACCAATGCGTTATTGTTTATTGACGTATTGGCATTCCGTCAATATTTAATTCATGGAATCATCCCTGAGAAATATTTAAAAAAAATTGAAGAGGCCGTTATCAGCTTAGTTTCTCTGGCTTTGAAAACCAAGTCTCATAAATCCTATTATGATGATTTATTGATTAAACTTTTTGAAGCTTCTGTCCGCTATAGTAAATTCTCGCGTGTGAGTGTCCAAAATTTGGAAGGTCTTAATTTAGACTATTTCAGTTCTGAATTAGAAAAATACTATTTGATCGATATGGCCGGAATGGCACTATGGAGTGACGGAAAAATTGAAAATGAAGAAACCTATTTCTTGCATAAATTAGCAGAGCTTATTGAGATTCCCGATGCTTTTGTAAGCGAAAGTATTAAAAGCACAGACGAATTTATAATGAACCATAAAAATGAGATTCCTTATTTTAATTACTCCAATCCGGTTAAACATTTCTATGATCAAACAACGCAAAGTGTAATTACATTAATTACACGCAATAAAAACAGACTGATAAAAGAAATCATTCAAAGTAAAGAATTGATGCTATTACTAGCCTATTCCACTAGAAGAGATTTAGACGAAAAAGAAAAGAAAAAGGTAAAAAAGCAATTGTTAGATATTTGCAAAACAATTCCTTCTCTAACTATTTTCCTGCTTCCCGGTGGCAGCTTACTACTCCCTATTTTAATTAAGTTTATCCCTAAACTACTGCCCTCGGCTTTCAATGAAAATCTTGACGAAAACGAATAA
- a CDS encoding META domain-containing protein: MKKVFLSLTILCLAIVSCNSTKSTVNKEASLEGTWELNYITGPRIAFEGLYPEKKPTIVFNLKENRVSGNNSCNSYMGALNVKGQKIDFKDAKMAMTMMACEGQGGDLYMSTLDKIDSYAISEDGKTLNFIMGDIAMMRFTKK; encoded by the coding sequence ATGAAAAAGGTATTTTTATCTCTAACCATTTTATGTCTTGCTATTGTGTCTTGCAATTCAACTAAATCTACAGTTAACAAAGAAGCTTCACTAGAAGGAACTTGGGAGTTGAATTATATCACAGGTCCAAGGATTGCTTTTGAAGGTTTGTATCCAGAGAAAAAACCAACGATTGTCTTCAATTTGAAAGAAAACCGTGTGTCAGGCAATAATAGCTGTAATAGTTACATGGGAGCATTGAATGTAAAAGGACAAAAAATTGATTTTAAAGATGCCAAAATGGCCATGACCATGATGGCTTGTGAGGGTCAAGGTGGGGATTTGTATATGTCAACCCTTGATAAAATTGATTCTTATGCCATTTCTGAAGATGGAAAAACACTGAATTTTATTATGGGAGATATCGCAATGATGCGTTTTACTAAGAAATAA
- a CDS encoding DUF4251 domain-containing protein, which produces MKSKKIILVVFLLLAVTFSFAQEKTRKQLRKEKQIEKARQTSILIDSNEFVFVANKAFPLGFRDIDLTTNPNFIEFKPDFIRSEMPFFGRGYSGIGYGGDTGLKFEGKPSEFTIEKGKKTYEIKAMVRGKQDVFKILLSVFFDGNASLTISSNNRSTISYNGEIAKIEKKGDK; this is translated from the coding sequence ATGAAATCAAAAAAAATAATTCTAGTAGTGTTCCTTTTACTGGCAGTTACTTTTAGCTTTGCTCAAGAAAAAACTAGAAAACAATTAAGAAAAGAAAAGCAAATTGAAAAAGCAAGACAAACTTCTATTTTGATAGATTCCAATGAGTTTGTTTTTGTTGCTAATAAAGCTTTTCCATTGGGATTTAGAGACATCGATTTAACAACAAATCCTAATTTTATAGAGTTTAAACCAGATTTTATTAGGAGCGAAATGCCTTTTTTTGGAAGAGGTTATAGCGGCATCGGTTATGGAGGAGACACAGGATTAAAATTTGAGGGTAAGCCAAGTGAATTCACAATAGAGAAAGGTAAAAAGACTTATGAAATAAAAGCCATGGTAAGAGGGAAACAAGATGTTTTTAAGATTTTGCTTTCTGTTTTTTTTGATGGGAATGCTAGTCTTACTATTAGTTCTAATAATCGCAGCACAATTTCTTATAACGGTGAAATAGCCAAGATAGAAAAGAAAGGGGACAAGTAG
- a CDS encoding nucleoside triphosphate pyrophosphohydrolase family protein, whose product MQKQIDSVKEFHTAFKIGHSETPIADLGVTKKTLRYHLMKEENEEYLEAVQNNDLVEIADALGDMMYILCGTIIEHGLQHKIEAVFDEIQRSNMSKLGEDGNPIYREDGKVMKGPNYFKPDFSKILGE is encoded by the coding sequence ATGCAAAAACAAATCGATTCAGTTAAGGAATTTCATACTGCATTTAAAATAGGACATAGTGAAACCCCAATTGCTGATTTGGGTGTGACTAAAAAGACCCTTCGTTATCATTTGATGAAAGAAGAAAATGAAGAATATCTAGAAGCGGTTCAAAACAATGATTTAGTAGAAATTGCTGATGCATTGGGCGATATGATGTACATTCTTTGTGGAACTATTATCGAGCATGGATTGCAGCATAAAATTGAAGCCGTTTTTGACGAAATTCAACGTAGTAATATGAGTAAGTTGGGTGAAGATGGCAATCCCATATATCGTGAGGACGGTAAAGTAATGAAAGGGCCTAATTATTTTAAGCCTGATTTTTCAAAGATATTAGGAGAGTAA
- a CDS encoding SulP family inorganic anion transporter, with protein MSKKINLFANLKSDFASGLVVFLVALPLCLGIAMASGAPLFSGIISGIIGGIVVGYLSQSHISVTGPAAGLTAIILTAITDLGAFDVFLTAVFIAGLIQLGLGFLKAGSISNYFPTNVIEGMLAGIGVIIILKQIPHAFGYDADFEGDQSFVQNDGNNSFTALFEVFNHIQLGAVVITAVSLVILISWDKVSFLKKLKLIPGALVAVILGIILNEWFIQSGSSFAISQEHLVNLPIPQSFEEFKAIIVTPNFAGIMNPQVWVVGLTIAIVASIETLLCIEAADRMDAQKRYTNTNIELKAQGIGNMVSSLLGGLPMTSVVVRSSANNNAGAKSKMSTIIHGLLLLISVLSIPMILNKIPLATLATILILVGYKLAKPATFIHFWQKGKYQFVPFIATLIAVVATDLLKGVLLGIVISVIFILRGNLKRAYSFKKEEYIDGDIIHIDLAQEVSFLNKAAIKLTLNEIPENSKVIINAHDTVYIAHDILDLIREFKTTRAIDENIKVKLKGFKKAYDLENTPDSPNHVTFEHYYDVAKRVMVKKEKVNEIFQN; from the coding sequence ATGTCAAAAAAAATAAATCTTTTTGCCAATTTAAAATCTGATTTTGCTTCAGGTTTGGTAGTTTTTTTAGTTGCACTTCCCTTATGTTTAGGAATTGCAATGGCCTCAGGGGCGCCCTTATTTTCGGGAATTATTTCAGGAATAATTGGAGGTATTGTTGTGGGCTATTTGAGTCAGTCTCACATTAGTGTTACGGGTCCGGCTGCGGGATTAACAGCAATTATATTGACCGCAATTACAGATCTTGGTGCTTTCGATGTTTTTTTAACTGCAGTTTTTATTGCAGGATTAATCCAATTAGGTTTGGGGTTTTTAAAAGCAGGAAGTATTTCTAATTATTTCCCAACCAATGTAATTGAAGGAATGTTAGCAGGTATTGGAGTCATTATTATTTTAAAACAAATCCCACATGCTTTTGGATATGATGCTGATTTTGAAGGAGACCAGTCTTTTGTACAGAATGATGGGAACAATTCTTTTACTGCTTTATTTGAAGTTTTTAATCATATTCAATTAGGAGCGGTTGTAATTACAGCTGTTTCTTTAGTTATCCTTATTTCTTGGGATAAGGTTTCTTTCTTGAAGAAATTGAAGTTAATTCCAGGTGCCTTGGTGGCGGTAATTCTAGGGATTATTTTAAACGAATGGTTTATCCAATCAGGAAGTTCTTTTGCTATTTCGCAAGAACATTTAGTGAACTTACCTATTCCTCAGTCTTTTGAAGAGTTTAAGGCAATTATTGTCACTCCAAATTTTGCTGGAATTATGAATCCCCAAGTTTGGGTTGTAGGTTTAACTATTGCTATTGTTGCTTCTATTGAAACCTTGTTATGCATTGAAGCTGCTGATAGAATGGATGCGCAAAAGAGATATACTAATACTAATATTGAGCTTAAAGCACAAGGAATTGGAAATATGGTGAGTTCTCTTTTAGGAGGATTGCCTATGACATCAGTGGTTGTAAGATCTTCGGCGAATAATAATGCTGGGGCAAAATCTAAAATGTCTACTATTATTCACGGCTTATTATTATTGATAAGTGTGCTTAGTATTCCTATGATTTTAAATAAGATACCATTGGCAACTTTGGCAACAATACTAATTTTAGTTGGTTACAAATTGGCAAAACCAGCTACGTTTATTCATTTTTGGCAGAAAGGCAAGTATCAGTTTGTCCCTTTTATTGCTACTTTGATTGCTGTGGTTGCTACAGATTTGCTTAAAGGAGTCTTGTTAGGAATTGTTATCAGTGTTATTTTTATCTTGAGAGGAAACTTAAAACGCGCCTACAGTTTCAAAAAAGAAGAGTATATAGATGGAGATATTATTCATATCGATTTAGCCCAAGAAGTCTCTTTCTTGAATAAAGCGGCCATAAAATTGACGCTGAATGAAATACCTGAAAATTCTAAAGTAATTATCAATGCACATGATACTGTCTATATTGCTCACGATATCTTGGATTTAATACGAGAATTCAAAACGACAAGAGCAATTGATGAGAATATTAAGGTAAAATTGAAAGGCTTTAAAAAGGCTTACGACCTGGAGAATACGCCAGATTCGCCGAATCACGTTACCTTTGAACATTATTACGATGTTGCCAAAAGAGTAATGGTTAAGAAAGAAAAAGTTAATGAAATTTTTCAAAATTAA
- the mnmD gene encoding tRNA (5-methylaminomethyl-2-thiouridine)(34)-methyltransferase MnmD: MQREIIQTHDGSTTIHIKEWDECYHSKHGAIQEAQHVFIKNGLSLFQNKEVSILEIGFGTGLNAFITFLEARKMNQSIHYIGVEAYPISTEELVSMNYVEELDANGEKEIFEKMHQSNWDEKVELSDHFSLEKRKQFFQEIEDTGQYDLIYFDAFGYRVQPELWSTAIFSKMFASLKDKGILVTYAARGVIKRSMIEAGFTVEKMAGPPGKREMFRATKSM, translated from the coding sequence TTGCAAAGAGAAATTATACAAACTCACGATGGTTCGACCACAATTCATATAAAAGAATGGGATGAATGTTACCATTCTAAACATGGAGCGATCCAAGAGGCACAGCATGTTTTTATCAAAAACGGACTTTCCTTATTTCAAAATAAAGAAGTTTCTATCTTGGAAATCGGATTTGGAACTGGGTTAAATGCATTTATTACTTTTTTGGAAGCAAGGAAGATGAACCAATCAATCCATTATATTGGGGTAGAAGCGTATCCAATTTCGACAGAAGAGTTGGTTTCGATGAATTATGTAGAAGAATTGGATGCCAATGGGGAAAAGGAAATTTTTGAAAAGATGCACCAATCCAATTGGGATGAAAAAGTAGAGTTGAGTGATCATTTTTCATTGGAAAAACGAAAACAATTCTTTCAAGAAATTGAGGATACAGGCCAATATGATTTGATCTATTTTGATGCTTTTGGCTATCGCGTACAACCCGAGTTGTGGAGTACGGCGATTTTTTCTAAAATGTTTGCATCCTTAAAAGATAAAGGAATTTTAGTCACTTATGCAGCCAGAGGTGTGATTAAACGCAGTATGATTGAGGCGGGGTTCACAGTTGAAAAGATGGCTGGACCACCAGGAAAAAGGGAAATGTTTCGGGCTACAAAATCTATGTGA
- a CDS encoding superoxide dismutase family protein, which yields MKKLILSTALILTILIGCKTSNSSNDTKKLSISFEAKSNSTVSGTATFVEKNGKVTFVAKLTGLTPGLHAIHIHEKSDCSAADGSSAGGHWNPTFKNHGKWGVGEYHRGDIGNFTADANGNGTISMTTDEWSIGGEDPTKDILGKGLIVHQGSDDFVSQPAGNAGARVACSAIIK from the coding sequence ATGAAAAAACTAATCTTATCGACCGCACTAATTCTAACCATTCTGATCGGTTGTAAAACCAGTAACAGTTCAAATGATACCAAAAAACTAAGCATTAGCTTTGAAGCAAAAAGTAACAGTACCGTTTCAGGCACGGCAACTTTTGTAGAAAAAAACGGCAAAGTAACTTTTGTGGCCAAATTAACCGGTTTAACTCCCGGACTTCATGCCATTCACATTCATGAAAAATCAGATTGTTCTGCTGCCGATGGAAGTTCAGCAGGAGGACATTGGAATCCTACCTTTAAGAACCATGGAAAATGGGGTGTAGGAGAATACCATAGAGGTGACATCGGAAATTTCACAGCTGATGCTAATGGAAACGGAACAATTTCCATGACTACAGATGAATGGAGTATTGGTGGTGAAGATCCTACCAAAGATATTCTGGGTAAGGGATTAATTGTTCATCAAGGTAGTGATGATTTTGTTTCTCAACCTGCTGGAAACGCAGGTGCCAGAGTAGCTTGTTCTGCAATCATCAAATAA
- a CDS encoding copper resistance protein NlpE, producing the protein MKNEVQAVSTDTTVVDMHNSQIALDWSGIYKGVIPCADCVGIETEVILNQDMTFVMRTKYLGKGDQKIFEEKGTFVWDKTGSIVSLKGINETPIQYKVAENKLIQLDMEGNTISGSLADNYILTK; encoded by the coding sequence GTGAAAAATGAAGTTCAAGCTGTTTCAACTGATACGACGGTAGTGGATATGCACAATTCGCAAATTGCTTTAGATTGGTCAGGGATTTATAAAGGTGTTATTCCTTGTGCTGATTGTGTGGGAATTGAAACGGAGGTAATTCTTAATCAAGACATGACTTTTGTCATGAGAACAAAATATCTAGGTAAGGGTGACCAAAAAATATTTGAAGAAAAAGGAACTTTTGTTTGGGACAAAACAGGTTCAATTGTTTCCTTAAAAGGAATTAACGAAACACCTATTCAATATAAAGTTGCTGAAAACAAATTGATACAATTAGATATGGAAGGAAATACAATTAGTGGCTCCTTAGCCGATAATTATATTTTGACAAAATAA
- a CDS encoding LysR substrate-binding domain-containing protein, with amino-acid sequence MTITQLKYVLAVAEHKNFTLAAEKCFVTQPTLSMQIQKIEEELSILIFDRSKKPIQLTEIGQKIVNQAKNIVNEADRIQDIVEQQKGFIGGEFRLGIIPTVMPTLLPMFLNNFIKKYPKVKLIIEELNTEEIITRLNNGHLDAAIAATPLMEEKIKEIVLYFEPFVAYIPEEHQHFKKEEIEIEDLNLDEILLLQDGHCFREGILNLCKQNTTKDFNHFRIESGSFETLIKLADEGLGTTLLPYLHTLDLKESDKRKLRHFKEPKPAREISLLFPKNELKIQIIDALRSTIAGVIKGAIVFQNVQIISPIQKK; translated from the coding sequence ATGACCATTACACAATTAAAATACGTGCTGGCTGTAGCAGAGCACAAAAATTTTACCCTTGCTGCCGAAAAATGTTTTGTCACTCAACCCACGTTGAGCATGCAAATTCAAAAAATAGAAGAAGAATTAAGTATCTTAATATTTGACCGATCTAAAAAACCAATCCAACTTACTGAAATTGGTCAAAAGATCGTGAATCAAGCCAAAAACATAGTTAATGAAGCCGATAGAATACAAGACATAGTAGAACAACAAAAAGGATTCATAGGAGGCGAATTTAGACTAGGTATTATTCCAACAGTCATGCCTACTCTATTACCGATGTTCTTGAATAATTTTATTAAAAAATACCCTAAAGTAAAACTCATTATCGAAGAGTTAAATACTGAGGAAATTATTACAAGGCTTAACAACGGTCATCTGGATGCAGCGATAGCAGCAACTCCATTGATGGAAGAGAAGATAAAAGAAATTGTTTTATATTTTGAACCGTTTGTAGCCTATATTCCCGAAGAACATCAACATTTCAAAAAAGAAGAAATCGAAATTGAGGATTTAAATTTAGACGAAATATTATTGTTACAGGACGGACATTGCTTTAGAGAGGGTATCCTTAATTTGTGCAAACAAAACACTACAAAAGATTTCAATCATTTTCGAATAGAAAGCGGAAGCTTTGAAACCTTAATAAAACTAGCCGACGAAGGACTCGGAACAACGCTCTTACCCTACTTGCACACTTTGGATTTAAAAGAATCTGATAAAAGAAAACTTCGCCATTTTAAGGAACCTAAACCGGCTCGCGAAATAAGCCTTCTTTTTCCAAAAAATGAATTAAAAATACAAATTATTGACGCCCTAAGAAGTACCATTGCCGGTGTTATAAAAGGAGCCATTGTCTTTCAAAATGTACAAATTATAAGTCCAATCCAAAAGAAATAA
- the can gene encoding carbonate dehydratase, which produces MSDFYKKILDNNKKWVEEALSKDANYFADLAKGQTPPLLWIGCSDSRVPANEIIGAKPGEVFVHRNIANMVVHSDMNMLSVLDYAVNVLKVKHVIVCGHYGCGGIKAAMGNDSIGIIDNWIRHIKNVYRLHNVYLDSITDENERFNAFVEINAKEQVFDLSKTSIVQNAWKNGQDLTIHGWVYGLNSGFVTDLNVNISSNHELDEVYQLNL; this is translated from the coding sequence ATGAGTGATTTTTATAAAAAAATATTAGACAATAATAAAAAATGGGTTGAAGAGGCATTATCAAAAGACGCGAACTATTTTGCAGATTTAGCCAAAGGTCAAACACCACCATTGTTATGGATAGGATGTTCTGATAGTCGTGTTCCTGCTAATGAAATTATCGGAGCTAAACCAGGTGAGGTATTTGTACATAGAAATATTGCCAATATGGTTGTACATTCTGATATGAACATGCTAAGTGTTTTAGATTATGCGGTAAATGTTTTAAAAGTAAAGCATGTTATTGTATGTGGACACTATGGTTGTGGTGGAATAAAAGCCGCAATGGGAAATGATTCTATAGGTATTATTGACAACTGGATCAGACACATTAAGAATGTGTATCGTTTGCATAATGTTTATTTGGATTCGATTACTGATGAAAATGAGCGTTTTAATGCCTTTGTTGAGATAAATGCAAAAGAACAAGTTTTTGATTTATCAAAAACATCAATCGTTCAAAACGCTTGGAAAAACGGTCAGGATTTAACCATACACGGTTGGGTTTATGGTTTGAATTCCGGTTTTGTTACGGATTTAAATGTCAACATCAGCTCAAACCATGAATTGGACGAAGTTTACCAATTAAATTTATAA
- a CDS encoding branched-chain amino acid aminotransferase, with protein sequence MSATQTNKIDITKAATSKINEVDFDSLSFGAVFTDHMLECDFTNGEWQTPVIKPYAPFLADPSMRVFHYGQAIFEGMKAYKDDNSDIWLFRPDENYNRFNKSAVRMAMPEVPETVFMDGLSQLLKIDQEWVKKGKGNAMYIRPFMIATGTGVIANPSDDYKFMIILSPVTSYYSGDVKVVIAEHFSRAANGGIGAAKAAGNYAAQFYPTTLANKEGFQQVIWTDDATHTKLEEAGTMNVFFRINDTLLTAPTSERILDGVTRKTLIDLAKSEGINVEVRSVLVSELVEAAENGSLKEIFGAGTAAVISPISGFSYKETYHELPKIENAMATQLKDKLTNIQNKLAEDTFGWTVKI encoded by the coding sequence ATGAGTGCAACTCAAACCAACAAAATTGACATCACGAAAGCAGCTACTTCAAAAATAAATGAAGTAGATTTTGACAGCTTAAGCTTTGGAGCTGTATTTACAGATCATATGTTAGAATGTGATTTCACCAATGGAGAATGGCAAACCCCGGTCATCAAACCATACGCTCCTTTCCTAGCCGATCCGTCAATGAGAGTTTTCCATTATGGTCAAGCCATTTTTGAAGGTATGAAAGCTTACAAAGATGACAATAGCGATATTTGGCTTTTTAGACCAGATGAAAACTACAATCGCTTCAATAAATCAGCAGTGAGAATGGCTATGCCTGAAGTTCCGGAAACTGTATTTATGGATGGATTGAGTCAATTATTGAAAATTGATCAAGAATGGGTAAAAAAAGGAAAAGGAAATGCCATGTACATCAGACCATTTATGATTGCAACCGGTACCGGTGTAATTGCAAATCCATCTGATGATTATAAATTCATGATTATCTTATCACCTGTTACTTCTTATTATTCAGGCGATGTAAAAGTAGTGATTGCTGAACACTTTAGCAGAGCCGCAAATGGCGGAATTGGAGCTGCAAAAGCCGCTGGAAATTATGCTGCTCAATTTTACCCAACAACTTTAGCTAATAAAGAAGGTTTCCAACAAGTAATCTGGACGGATGATGCAACTCACACAAAACTGGAAGAAGCGGGAACAATGAACGTATTCTTTAGAATTAACGACACTTTACTTACTGCTCCTACCAGCGAAAGAATTCTTGATGGTGTAACCCGAAAAACACTTATTGACTTAGCAAAAAGCGAAGGTATTAATGTGGAAGTTCGTTCAGTTCTAGTATCTGAATTAGTTGAAGCTGCTGAAAACGGAAGTTTGAAAGAAATCTTTGGTGCAGGAACAGCTGCCGTTATAAGCCCTATCTCCGGTTTTTCATATAAAGAGACATACCATGAATTGCCAAAAATAGAAAATGCAATGGCAACACAACTTAAAGACAAGTTAACAAATATTCAAAATAAGTTAGCCGAAGATACTTTTGGTTGGACCGTTAAAATATAA
- a CDS encoding Dps family protein, translated as MEKNILGLPVEASQSIVNELNVLLSNYQVYYQNLRGIHWNIKGKRFFDLHVKFEELYNDSQLKIDLIAERVLTLGGIPLHTFEDYLEKSTISVGKNIFKDEKAIQLIVSSLSHLLIIERKVFDSATAINDEGTSSMLGDFISEQEKTIWMMQSWLEEGI; from the coding sequence ATGGAGAAAAATATTTTAGGATTACCAGTAGAGGCGTCACAATCAATTGTAAATGAATTGAATGTGTTGTTGTCAAATTATCAGGTATATTATCAAAATTTGAGAGGGATTCATTGGAATATTAAGGGTAAGCGATTCTTTGATTTACATGTTAAGTTTGAGGAATTGTATAATGATTCCCAATTGAAAATAGATTTGATTGCGGAGCGAGTTCTTACTTTAGGAGGAATTCCATTGCATACTTTTGAAGATTATTTAGAAAAAAGTACCATCAGCGTAGGGAAAAATATTTTCAAGGATGAGAAGGCAATTCAGTTAATTGTAAGTTCATTGTCACATCTTTTAATTATTGAAAGGAAAGTTTTTGATTCGGCTACAGCGATAAATGATGAAGGAACAAGCTCGATGTTAGGCGATTTTATTAGCGAACAAGAAAAAACTATTTGGATGATGCAATCGTGGTTAGAAGAAGGGATTTGA